A window of Rhodococcus sp. SGAir0479 contains these coding sequences:
- a CDS encoding NAD(P)-dependent alcohol dehydrogenase, translating to MKAIQYTRIGEEPELVEIPTPEPGPGEVLLQITAAGVCHSDEFVMSLPAEQFGYGLPLTLGHEGAGRVAAVGAGVTDLDIGTDVVVYGPWGCGRCWHCAQGLENYCSRAAELGIAPPGLGAPGAIAEYMIVDSPRHLVPIGDLDPVTTVPLTDAGLTPYHAIKRSLGKLRAGAYAVVIGTGGLGHVGIQLLRHLSPARVIALDVNDEKLAFAREVGAHETVLSDADAAANVRKITGPAGAALVLDFVGIQPTLDVATAVAGVGSDVTIVGLGDGKSAARVGFFTGAYETNVAAPYWGSRSELIELIELAQQGVLDIAVERFSLDDGVEAYRRLAAGTLRGRAVIVP from the coding sequence ATGAAGGCAATCCAGTACACCCGTATCGGCGAGGAGCCGGAACTCGTCGAGATCCCGACCCCCGAGCCCGGCCCCGGTGAGGTCCTCCTCCAGATCACCGCTGCCGGTGTCTGCCATTCGGACGAGTTCGTGATGAGCCTGCCCGCCGAACAGTTCGGCTACGGCCTACCGCTGACTCTCGGCCACGAGGGCGCCGGGCGCGTCGCCGCCGTCGGTGCAGGCGTCACCGACCTCGACATCGGCACCGACGTCGTCGTGTACGGGCCGTGGGGGTGCGGACGGTGCTGGCACTGCGCGCAGGGACTCGAGAACTACTGCTCCCGCGCGGCCGAGCTCGGCATCGCACCACCCGGCCTCGGCGCACCGGGCGCGATCGCGGAATACATGATCGTCGATTCGCCGCGCCACCTCGTGCCGATCGGTGACCTCGACCCGGTCACCACCGTGCCCCTGACCGATGCGGGGCTCACGCCGTACCACGCCATCAAACGCTCTCTCGGCAAATTGCGCGCAGGCGCGTACGCCGTCGTGATCGGCACCGGCGGACTCGGGCACGTCGGCATCCAGTTGCTCCGACACCTCTCCCCCGCACGGGTGATCGCGCTCGACGTCAACGACGAGAAGCTCGCGTTCGCGCGCGAGGTCGGCGCCCACGAGACCGTGCTTTCGGACGCCGACGCGGCCGCGAACGTCCGCAAGATCACCGGTCCGGCCGGTGCGGCGCTGGTGCTCGACTTCGTCGGTATCCAGCCGACCCTCGACGTCGCCACCGCGGTGGCCGGTGTGGGCTCGGACGTCACGATCGTCGGCCTCGGTGACGGCAAGTCGGCGGCCCGCGTCGGCTTCTTCACCGGGGCGTACGAGACGAACGTCGCAGCCCCGTACTGGGGTTCGCGCAGCGAACTGATCGAGTTGATCGAGCTGGCACAGCAGGGCGTGCTGGACATCGCGGTCGAACGCTTCTCGCTCGACGACGGCGTCGAGGCGTACCGCCGGCTCGCGGCGGGGACGCTACGCGGCCGTGCCGTGATCGTGCCGTGA
- a CDS encoding PepSY domain-containing protein → MTSMTTTRRVASVLAPTAVAIGALVGAGPVAAAEPAPAPGILGVELDEEEGRPTLEVDFVDLQGVHREIDIDLQTGRIVEDEPEG, encoded by the coding sequence ATGACCTCGATGACGACGACGCGCAGGGTCGCGTCGGTACTCGCCCCCACGGCCGTCGCGATCGGTGCGTTGGTGGGCGCCGGGCCGGTGGCGGCGGCGGAACCTGCCCCGGCGCCGGGCATCCTCGGTGTCGAACTCGACGAGGAGGAAGGTCGCCCGACGCTCGAGGTCGACTTCGTCGACCTGCAGGGCGTCCACCGGGAGATCGACATCGACCTCCAGACCGGACGCATCGTCGAGGACGAGCCGGAGGGCTGA
- a CDS encoding ion channel protein, producing the protein MDIVFPSTATIAREAIPSVVVGAAAAVIPIAMVVVTDRVTDLLYTWIPDLVGFDGFARWWIFAVLTGVGLLVGFLVWKLPGHGGPDPATAGLVGPPIPLGSLPSLAVVVVLALGAGVSLGPENPLIAINVAVAAWILGRLWPRVPTKRVVWLTTSATIGVLFATPLAGPLAFVELAGRRPKGELWENMFAPLVAAGAGTLTMFLLDRPMLIVDVPDYRAPTLWHVLAGSLVAVGTAGLFLLGVPLFHRLHALFHALPNPVLGIGLGGVVLGVLGAIGGPETLFKDADNMARVTADAPNQSAGRLAAFALINLVALLVASSCGFRGGRTFASVFVGLNVGLWVHAVVDAVPLALSISCAVLGALVVAVRSCWLGLFIGATMVASFGVIPVLCIAVLPVWLLVVHRGQLVVGPNTVPLEKHGTRSG; encoded by the coding sequence GTGGACATCGTCTTCCCGAGCACCGCGACGATCGCTCGTGAGGCGATCCCCTCCGTCGTCGTGGGTGCGGCCGCCGCCGTCATTCCCATAGCCATGGTGGTCGTCACCGACCGCGTCACCGACCTGCTCTACACCTGGATTCCCGACCTCGTCGGCTTCGACGGGTTCGCCCGGTGGTGGATCTTCGCCGTGCTCACCGGGGTCGGGCTTCTCGTCGGGTTCCTGGTGTGGAAGCTGCCGGGCCACGGTGGCCCTGATCCGGCGACCGCCGGCCTCGTCGGCCCACCCATCCCGCTCGGCTCGTTGCCGTCGCTCGCGGTCGTCGTCGTGCTGGCGCTCGGCGCCGGAGTCAGTCTGGGTCCGGAGAACCCCCTGATCGCAATCAACGTGGCGGTGGCGGCGTGGATTCTGGGTCGTCTGTGGCCCCGCGTGCCGACGAAGCGGGTGGTGTGGCTGACGACGTCGGCGACGATCGGCGTCCTGTTCGCCACACCGCTCGCTGGGCCGCTGGCGTTCGTCGAGCTCGCGGGCCGGCGGCCGAAAGGTGAACTGTGGGAGAACATGTTCGCTCCGCTCGTGGCGGCGGGGGCCGGCACGCTGACGATGTTCCTGCTGGACCGCCCGATGCTCATCGTCGACGTACCGGACTACCGTGCGCCGACGCTCTGGCACGTGCTCGCCGGTTCGCTCGTCGCCGTCGGCACGGCGGGCTTGTTCCTGTTGGGTGTACCGCTGTTCCATCGTCTGCACGCGCTGTTCCACGCACTGCCCAATCCCGTGCTCGGAATCGGGCTCGGTGGCGTGGTTCTCGGTGTCCTCGGTGCCATCGGCGGGCCCGAGACCCTGTTCAAGGATGCCGACAACATGGCGCGGGTCACGGCCGACGCCCCGAACCAGTCCGCCGGACGGCTCGCCGCCTTCGCCCTGATCAACCTCGTCGCACTGCTCGTCGCGTCGAGTTGCGGGTTCCGGGGCGGGCGCACCTTCGCGTCCGTCTTCGTGGGACTGAACGTCGGACTGTGGGTGCACGCCGTGGTCGACGCCGTCCCGCTCGCGCTCTCGATATCGTGCGCGGTACTCGGGGCGCTGGTGGTCGCGGTGCGCAGCTGTTGGCTCGGCTTGTTCATCGGCGCCACGATGGTCGCCTCGTTCGGGGTGATTCCGGTGCTGTGCATTGCCGTACTGCCGGTGTGGCTGCTGGTGGTCCACCGTGGCCAGCTCGTCGTGGGCCCCAACACGGTGCCCCTCGAGAAACACGGAACCCGTTCGGGCTGA
- the glgX gene encoding glycogen debranching protein GlgX produces the protein MERLDPHEPSRVEVWPGSAYPLGATYDGVGTNFSVFSEVADAVELCLIAGDGTETRVPLDEVDGYVWHAYLPSIGPGQRYGFRVHGPHDPASGLRCDPSKLLLDPYGKAFDGVFDGHPSLYAFGEDTRGHTMTTVVINPYFDWGSDRPPRTPYHETLIYEAHVKGMTATHPGVPENLRGTYRGMAHPAVLEHLRSLGVTAVELMPVHQFMHDQILLDRGLRNYWGYNTLGFLAPHTGYASATEPSGVVTEFKAMVRAFHEAGIEVILDVVYNHTAEGDHRGPTVIFRGIDNAAYYRLDDDDPALYRDYTGTGNSLNARHPHTLQLIMDSLRYWVTEMHVDGFRFDLASTLARELHDVDRLSAFFDLVQQDPVVSQVKLIAEPWDVGEGGYQVGNFPGLWTEWNGKYRDTVRDYWRGQPATLGEFASRLTGSSDLYEATGRRPSASINFVTAHDGFTLADLVSYDEKHNEANGEDNRDGESHNRSWNCGVEGPTDDPEVRALRARQSRNILATLLLSQGTPMLAHGDEIGRTQLGNNNVYCQDSPLSWMDWSLVEKNADLLEFTRRVAGLRAAHPVFRRRRFFAGRPVRDERGRDIAWLTPSGREMTTEDWDSGFGKGLAVYLGGDAIPEPDHRGRRVVDDSFLLLFNAHDDDLDFTVPRDDPDVRWVGELDTDSPTGTSDLVAVPGDVLAVPSRSLLVLRRERTS, from the coding sequence ATGGAACGTCTCGACCCGCACGAACCCTCGCGGGTGGAGGTGTGGCCGGGCAGCGCCTATCCCCTCGGTGCCACCTACGACGGGGTGGGCACCAATTTCTCGGTGTTCTCCGAGGTTGCCGACGCCGTCGAGTTGTGTCTGATCGCCGGGGACGGTACCGAGACCCGGGTTCCGCTCGACGAGGTGGACGGGTACGTGTGGCATGCCTACCTCCCGTCGATCGGGCCGGGCCAGCGGTACGGTTTCCGCGTCCACGGCCCGCACGATCCCGCGTCGGGTCTGCGCTGCGATCCGTCCAAGCTGCTCCTCGATCCCTACGGCAAGGCCTTCGACGGCGTGTTCGACGGGCACCCGTCGCTGTACGCGTTCGGCGAGGACACCCGCGGTCACACCATGACGACGGTGGTGATCAACCCGTACTTCGACTGGGGCTCCGACCGGCCGCCGCGCACGCCGTACCACGAGACCCTCATCTACGAGGCGCACGTCAAAGGGATGACCGCGACGCATCCGGGTGTGCCGGAGAACCTGCGCGGCACCTACCGCGGGATGGCCCATCCCGCGGTGCTCGAGCATCTGCGTTCCCTCGGCGTCACCGCGGTGGAGCTGATGCCCGTGCACCAGTTCATGCACGACCAGATCCTGTTGGACCGGGGACTGCGAAACTACTGGGGCTACAACACTCTCGGCTTCCTGGCGCCGCACACGGGCTACGCGTCGGCAACCGAGCCGAGCGGTGTGGTCACGGAGTTCAAGGCAATGGTCCGCGCGTTCCACGAGGCCGGAATCGAGGTGATCCTCGACGTGGTCTACAACCACACCGCCGAGGGCGACCATCGCGGTCCGACGGTGATCTTCCGCGGCATCGACAACGCCGCCTACTACCGCCTCGACGACGACGATCCCGCCCTGTACAGGGACTACACGGGCACCGGCAACAGTCTCAACGCCCGGCACCCGCACACCCTGCAACTCATCATGGATTCGTTGCGGTACTGGGTCACCGAGATGCACGTCGACGGCTTCCGCTTCGACCTGGCGTCCACGCTGGCGCGGGAACTGCACGACGTGGACCGCTTGTCCGCCTTCTTCGACCTGGTGCAGCAGGATCCGGTGGTGAGCCAGGTCAAGCTGATCGCCGAACCGTGGGACGTCGGTGAGGGCGGCTACCAGGTGGGCAACTTCCCGGGGCTGTGGACCGAGTGGAACGGCAAATACCGCGACACCGTCCGCGACTACTGGCGCGGACAACCCGCCACGCTCGGCGAATTCGCGTCACGGCTGACCGGATCGTCGGATCTGTACGAGGCCACCGGTCGTCGCCCGAGCGCGAGCATCAACTTCGTGACCGCCCACGACGGTTTCACGCTCGCCGACCTGGTGTCCTACGACGAGAAGCACAACGAGGCGAACGGTGAGGACAACCGAGACGGCGAGAGCCACAACCGGTCGTGGAACTGTGGTGTCGAAGGCCCCACCGACGATCCGGAGGTCCGGGCGCTGCGGGCTCGCCAGAGCCGGAACATCCTCGCGACGCTGCTGCTCAGTCAGGGCACCCCGATGCTGGCCCACGGCGACGAGATCGGCCGGACCCAACTGGGCAACAACAACGTGTACTGCCAGGACTCCCCGCTGTCGTGGATGGACTGGTCGCTGGTCGAGAAGAACGCCGATCTTCTCGAGTTCACCCGCCGGGTCGCCGGGCTGCGGGCCGCACATCCGGTGTTCCGGCGCCGGCGCTTCTTCGCCGGGCGTCCGGTGCGGGACGAGCGCGGCCGCGACATCGCCTGGCTCACGCCGTCGGGACGCGAGATGACCACGGAGGACTGGGACAGCGGCTTCGGCAAGGGGCTCGCCGTGTACCTGGGCGGTGACGCGATCCCCGAACCGGACCACCGTGGTCGCCGCGTCGTCGACGATTCGTTCCTGCTGCTGTTCAACGCTCACGACGACGATCTCGACTTCACCGTCCCCCGCGACGATCCCGACGTCCGGTGGGTCGGCGAGCTGGACACCGACTCCCCCACCGGGACCTCGGATCTCGTGGCCGTGCCGGGCGACGTCCTCGCGGTACCGTCCCGCTCGTTGCTGGTGCTCCGACGGGAGCGGACGTCATGA